From the Triticum urartu cultivar G1812 chromosome 4, Tu2.1, whole genome shotgun sequence genome, the window AACTTCTGCAATATGGAGGCATCACTTTCAAACTGGTACATATGCATGTAGCTGTTCATGAAGCATCATTTTACTAAAGTGTCCAATGTATGTTCTCTTATAATCCAGGTGCTTGATCAAGGCTGCGTATGAGCTTATTAACATCGATGGTGTGCTAAATGTGATCATAAGGAACCTGGAAAAGGAGTATGTCTCTTAATGGACATCTTTCTATTTTGCATTGAACTTTGATTAATTATTTTACTGTACATTTTCCAAAATTCAAGGATTGGCTTCTTACTCATTACAAATGGTTCCAGTCTTTATTCTTAGTTTTTACAGTTACATAAAGAACAATGTTCAAATTCACTGACCTGTGCTTTGTGACAGTACTTCACTGTATGTTCATTATATATGCATGTAGCAATACTTCCTTTCAATCTATTCATTAGTTCGTAAGCTAGATCGTATGCCAAGTTGTATTTACTGGACACTTGCTACTCTTTTCCTTGTGCAATTATTCAGTCCTGGTTATATTTTGTGGTATTTCTGAGTTGCATAAATGACTCGAAACATCGGGAGCTACTAAATCTTGCCTGTACTGAATTTGTGCTTTTTTGCAATATCAAAATATGGTTCTCCTTCAAAGTATTATTTTTCCTTCTACTGAATATGCTTCTGGAAAAGGATCTCAACAGATCAACTAGAAGGAGAAGAGAGCAGCCAAAGAGAAGTTAAGAACAAGACACATGCTTCAGATTAACTCCTATTCCTGGACCTATATGCTTTTGATAATTGAATTAGATAAAACAAGTATATATTTCTAATCGTATGATTTTGACATGCAGCTAAGTTTTTCATATGTCTGACTATTGTGTTGCCGTGCAAATATGCAGAAGGATGGTCTACCTTTTTGGGACTTGGTTTTGTGAATCGATGTGTTATCTTGAGCAAATATCTTATCATTGTATAATGTTATAATATGAACTTTTACTATTGATATATCATACTGTATGTGGAATGTGTCAATACATATATACTTGCGGCAACTTCTAACTGAAATTTATTTTTCACCTACAAAAATATATAGAATCTTCGTCCATGTTTTCATGTCGATACCTGATTTACATGTCCATACAGTTGGGCTGTTCGAGCTAACACTGCAAGGCCTTACAGTGCATCAAGGGCATCTAATAAAGTTTTTAGGTTTGTCCCTAGAACTATTATATCTAGACAAGATACTTGCTTGCAGAACCATCAGAGCTGAACCTTCTAGGTAATTTTACATAATCAGCGGTTGGGCGCCCACAATCATCCATGATTTGCGTCGAAGCGAGATAAGGTTTACTCATGTTCTTATAGTTTGTTTCTCTTTTCTGTTTTGCTTGGTTGATTTTCAGTTATAGAGAAGAGTTAGAGTTGGATGGAGTATCAAACAATGGAATCAAATCATGCATGGTATTGTAAGTCAACCATATAAGCACAGACATGTTTTCAGTTTTCCAATGTATAGTGGAAGTTATTTAAGTCGTTTGAAATATTAATACAGAGTTTTTCCTATTGATGTTTGCTGTGAACAATGTGAATATATTCCCTTAAAAAAATCGTGTGAACATATTTGGATGGTTTCATCTTCAAATAAGATCTCTATAGTAGCAACAATTTTGAATAAAAGATACTTCCTCTATAAACAAATATAAGACATTTTAGATCATTAAAATTATATGTTCACACTTATACCAGTGTGAAAACTGAATAAGGATCAATTTTATTTTAGataaacgtgcatttgcacgtgtACGATTACTAGTTACGACCAAAATAAACAGTATTGTGTGCACTTGTAATAGTTAATAATCAGCAGTAACATTACACAAGGGACGAATTACTAGACAGAGTTACAACAACAAAAACGAATTACTACTAGACAGTGGAAGTGCTGCTAGCTTCTGAATCTGACGGGGGCCGGGAAGGGAAAAGAAGTGACAGTACTTGTAGTACTATAAACACACGAGGAGTTCACCGGAATGGGCACACGGCGACGCAACGACAACGTCCAACACCTCATCTCACCTCCAAAAGGTGACGGCGGGCAGTAGCAGCGCGAGGATGACGACGGCGTAGACGCTCGACGCGCCGCGGCTCCTGCTGCCCCCGGAGAGGTAGAAGTAGTAGTACGGGTTCGCCGAGGACGACGGCGGGGACGGCGGCGACGAGAAGTGCGAGgacggagccgaggaagacgaaGACGATGACGACCCGCCGCTGCTCTTCGGTGGAGTCGGCGACGGCGTGGACGGGGGCAGCTCCGTCGACGATGACGACGGGGGCGGCGGGAGCAGCAGAGTCAGATACGGCGGCGGGGGCGTGGGCAGCGGGAGGATCGACGTCGATGGCGAGGGAGGCGACGGTGTTGACGATGACGATGACGGCGAGGGAGGCGACGGtgtagatgatgatgatgacggcgaggGAGGAGCTGGCGGCGGCGACGTGCACACCGTGGGGCACGTCCCGCACTCGCTGATGCACAGCAGACTCGCCTCCGGCCCTCCCGCCGCCGGCTGGCCCCGGTCACCTCCGGCGACAGCCAGCTGAGCACCACAACACGCCACCAGGACGATCACCGCCACCATCGCCACCGCTCTTGGTCCCTCCATTGCCACCTTGACAGGCTGCTCTCATGAGCTTGCTTGGCGCAGGTGGGGGAATGAGATTCCTGCGATCGGCTGCTTGTGGGCCGGAGCTGCCGGTTTATAAGCCAAGAAGTGCAGTGCAGGAGAAGATGTGCGAAACTTCAGGTGCAAGCTGGGAGAGAATATGAGAAGCAGGGTGTAAAGAGAAGATGCTCCTCTCCAGGATTGGCACCAAACGATTGATGCGTCTCAAAAAATCGGCCACCGTAGCATATGTTTGTGACTGATACCTTGTCTCATGGAGCTCAAAAGTGTTGGCAAACTTTTGTAAGATAGAGTGACAGGGATAGTAGATTGAGAAGTGCATGTGTAATGATCTGCAGAGTGCAAGGCAGGTAAAGCATCTGCAGAAGCCTGGTCGGTTGGAGAAAGAAGTCGGGTGAGTTGCTACTCTATTATGGCCTCAAAACGTTCCGCAGCAGTTCCACAGGAAACTGTTGAATGACCGCAAGAACTGGGAAAAGGATAACCCGCCTTTCAAACAGGGGTTTGAAATGAAAGAAAAAACGTTGGCAGGTTGTCCTTCAATCATCTTACATAGAGGAGGAAATACAGCTAAGGGAAAGCATAATTACATTGGGCATGCTCATGTGAGGAAGCAAGGCTTACTGACTATAATCTAGAGCTACTGTAAGGATGTAACACACCACAAACATGTGACGGAAAATCTGAATATCTGCATTGATTTCCTATCCCCCCAGAGGATTTTCAATTCGACACTCTTTACAGGCAAACCATGTCAATAAACAACCGACAAAGAAGTACACGGAACACTTGTACAAAAGGCTAACCCTGGAAGGAAAACTTTTGCCAGCCTTTCACTCTTACCAGTTACTTTAAATTCCCCTCTGGGAAGCGAAGTATCAAAAGGACAGTCATGGATTAACAACGTCACTAATCTGTTTCTGCATCTTCCGTTGTTGTAGCTGACTTGAGTTTTTGGCTAACAAACTGCCCCTTGATTCTTGGTCTTTGCTCTGCAAGCTTCTTCCTGCTGTGATATCTGACCTGTAGAGCGAAAGGTAAACAGATAAAAGGGAATAACTGTAAGAAAAACCAAGTGTTTGCGGAAAAGAATATATAAGTGCACATGCATGATTTGTGAATTTGCAGAATATTTAGGTTTGACAAATAGAATACCTTCTTCTCGAAGCATCTATCTTTCCTTTTCATGCGGAATTTCATCAAGGCAGCTTCACGACGAGACCGATCACTATCCAGTCCATTGTAACCGAAGTTCTGGATGCCACTCTCGTTGCCGCTTTCTGGGGCAATTATTGCGTTGGTGTTTGTATCAGTTTCACCGCTCACAGTCCATCCACGGATATCCTGGCTACAACTAGCACTCTGGTTATTGCGCTCTGCATGAGCTCTCAACAAGTCAATAGGTTCTCCTGATTCTTGGAGAATTTGTCTTGAATGATGCAACCGCTGGTTTTCTTCTAGCTGTCTGTGTTCATCAATCTCTGATGGTTTACCAAGATTTTGATGGTAACTAGAATGATATGCATGCTGAATTCCCATCTGGTTGATGCCAGATGGATCGCATTGCATAAAAGGAGGCTGTGTGTAGTATATCGGAGGCATAATTGCACTGTACTGGTACGGTATAGCAGCAGCGACAGAAATTGGAACAGGTATAAAGCCATAAGGAGGATGACCGAAATTGTCCTTTCTAGGGGAGGAACTGCTTGTGCCAGCATCTTCTCTTGCACTGCTTGAAGACGGGATGGCAGGACCCACTGTGCAACTGTCCAAAGGAGCCTGAGGTTGCATTGTGATCTTGCATGTATGGTGTTCATGCGAGGGCAAAGCCCCACTAGATTGAACATTCTTGTCATAAACAGATTCTTGATAAGTTAAGTGGACGGAGGGAAGAGACAGTTGCTTAGCTGATGGCTCTATTCTTTTATTACCATACCTGTCATGTTGCAAAGCATGTGAGAGCATGCATAATAGAGCGCTAATCAGAATTGCACAGGGTATATGTGCAAGCAATTGCTAATATCAACCTCAGGGTCTAAAATATGAAAACAGTGTTCTCAATGAAATAAATGACCATTCCAAGCCAAAATTATTTGGATCAAAATTTAAAATAATGAACATGTAAGTACCTTGAAAAGGCTGAAGAATTTGAGTGATTAAAATTATCCTTATCCCTCAGTTCTTGGTTCACATGACCATCAGAACGCTGTTGCTTTCCTAAGTTGACATCCAGCAAGTGAGAGGGGCAAGGCTGGGGATGGCCGATCGCAGCACCCTTTGAATTTTCATGAAGGGTATTTTCCATGACAGGCTTGACAGCGTTATTCTTTGTGACTGGAGATTTGCATTTTTTGCTAGTTGTTGGTTGGCCAGTAGCCATAAGATCTTTGCCAGGATCACTTGGACGACATGAACTTGCATCAGCAATCCTCATGGCGTTGTCCATTATCTGTCCAGCAACCTTTGCAGAAGTAATGCCATGAAGATACTTGGAACACACATTCTTCTCAGCTGAAAACACTTGCTGCTTACTGGTGCCACATGCATTTCCACTTGGAGCATCTACACAACACCAGGTAAAATCACACTTATTAGATGTGCAATTTACACACTAGATGGCCAATAAACCGAGCACAAGAACATCAAATAACAGAGAAGCATATTTAGGTTTCATACCATCAGTGCCCTTTAATGCAAGTGCCTTTGTGTTCATTCTATCAAAAGGCCCATTCTGTATTTTTAGTTCTCTGCATGAGCTTGCTCCATTATGTGCCACAATCTCCGGTAATTTCTCAACACTCTGAATGTCAGTCTCCCTTTTGCTTCCAGAGCTCTGATAATCATGTCAGAAGAGTGTCCATAGGATTTTAGGTGCAGAAGAACGCCAATAATTAAAAAGAGTAACCAGAATTTTAAAAATCAGTTATGATAAACTAAGGTTTCAGTAAAAAGTGATGGCTACAGTTAACTGGTAGTGACAAGAACAAAAAGACATAGAAAAAACAGTGTCTTTGTTTGCTTCAGGTTTCAATTTCACTTGCTTAGCATTATCAACCTGAGTTAGGAGTGATACCACTCTACTCATACTTTGATATCAGTTAGACAAATAAGGTATAAGCCAGCTCAGTTGCTCACCTGAGCATCACTTTCCTCATCGCTGTTTTCTCCTGTCTTTGACCCGGTACCAGAATTCACACTTATATGGTTGCTGGCTGCATTGTTTTCTGATGCATTTAATTGGCTGTTCATCTGAAATGGAATGTGCAAGGCCTAATTAGTAATTACACCTCAGAAAGCTAGGATAAACAAAAAATATTCCTATTTGCTAAAAGCTTATACAACTGCATCAACAATATAGCACTCGTAATCTTGCACAACCAAAATCAGTGCACATTATACAGTTGATAATATTTTCAAGGAAAATGCATTAAAAAAGTATCCAGAAATGACTAGCAGATGTAGGACAAATAGTACAATTGATGAAGGCTACCCCATCATTCATTCCCCATAACACACAGGCTGCAAAAGAAAACATTCGGAAAGACTTCCTGAATGAGGACTTACCGAGTGCCGCCTCCACACATGTTGCCATAAGTTACGCAACTCATTCTTCCTAACTGGCTTCACGAGGAAGTCCACTGCCCCATTCTGCATGCACTTTAGCACTGTGCCAATGGAATCTTGGGATGACATCACTGCACAGATAACCAATGAAGTGAATATTGAGTCGAAGAGAATTCTAATTTAAGGCATCTCATGTTACACACTTCGTTACTAACGTCAGCAATACGCCCATCACTCCACTATGCCACCTGGCTGCTTACGTGTTTGTCGTATTAGGGGCAAAGTGATTGCATTCCCCTGAATGCACTCATCACATAGTGTGTAGCAGGACCATGCATTTTTCACGTGTAGCGCTTAAGAGACTCTTTTGTTATTTTAGTATAGATACATAGCATCTACTTATGTATATCCATAGCATCATATACAATAATCACTTAGCATCTTAGCAACGATGTGATTGCTCTCTTCCCACTATTTCGAACATGTGAACTGAACTACTATTAATTTAATTTCCAAAATTAGCAGCCTTTTTTTGGAAACTTGAGGTCTTCATTTATAGGCAGTTACGCACACTATGAAATAGTATGGTTCCTCAATTAAACTAGCTCATTAGGACCTTAAACTACCCGTTTACCTATTAAAATGGCACCAATGTAAAGTTAGACCTTCAATCTCAATCAAACATATTTTTAACGTCAAATCGCTTAAAAAGTAGCCATAACTACCATTGCAATTTTGCCAACAAACTTGCTCCGAACCCATAAACTGCACCAAAATTAAGCTGCCAATTTATTCATCAAGAGATACCACACAAGACAAATCTGTTAAAAAGAGTCAGAAACACAACACGTGGAGCATACCCATAGCGATACTTGAATGGAATCCGACAACGACAACGGTAATTCAATTACAACTGAGAGCAGAGACGGACACTGACTAACAGTAGACAACACGGGAGCAATCCATTTGAATTTAGTTCCAAATATCCAGGAGCAGTTGTGACCATAGACAAAAAGAATCAGCCTACCAGAGTTAAGCAATTAGCATTAAAAAAATCCATTTATAGGCAGTTGGCACACTATGAAATAGTATGGTTCCTCAATTAAGCTACTCCCTCCAATCCATAATAAGTGTACTTATTAAAAGTGTACCACAAAATATCCATTTATCTATTAAAAGTGTACCCATGTCAAGTTAGACCTTGAATCCCAATCAAACATATTTTTAACGTCAATTCGcttaggctagccatagtggTGGTATCTTAGCTAGTATCATGCACTCAGGACTAgtaaacatgctgatgtggcagacaattaaagaagagagagagggttagagtaacataggtagataccgtatcataataaatgctatgctactactccctctgttcctaaatatatgacGTTTTGGCAGATCAATTTGAACAgccaaaacgtcttatatttaggaacggagggagtacgtatcatgca encodes:
- the LOC125550968 gene encoding vegetative cell wall protein gp1-like is translated as MEGPRAVAMVAVIVLVACCGAQLAVAGGDRGQPAAGGPEASLLCISECGTCPTVCTSPPPAPPSPSSSSSTPSPPSPSSSSSTPSPPSPSTSILPLPTPPPPYLTLLLPPPPSSSSTELPPSTPSPTPPKSSGGSSSSSSSSAPSSHFSSPPSPPSSSANPYYYFYLSGGSRSRGASSVYAVVILALLLPAVTFWR
- the LOC125550967 gene encoding two-component response regulator-like APRR3, which encodes MSPDADAGEPAAAAAGPGGGAARGVIRWDEILPRRSLRVLLVEHDDSTRQVVTALLRKCGYRVAAVADGMKAWEVMRGRAYAFDLVLTEVNMPTLSGIDLLSRIVAADECKNIPVIMMSSQDSIGTVLKCMQNGAVDFLVKPVRKNELRNLWQHVWRRHSMNSQLNASENNAASNHISVNSGTGSKTGENSDEESDAQSSGSKRETDIQSVEKLPEIVAHNGASSCRELKIQNGPFDRMNTKALALKGTDDAPSGNACGTSKQQVFSAEKNVCSKYLHGITSAKVAGQIMDNAMRIADASSCRPSDPGKDLMATGQPTTSKKCKSPVTKNNAVKPVMENTLHENSKGAAIGHPQPCPSHLLDVNLGKQQRSDGHVNQELRDKDNFNHSNSSAFSRYGNKRIEPSAKQLSLPSVHLTYQESVYDKNVQSSGALPSHEHHTCKITMQPQAPLDSCTVGPAIPSSSSAREDAGTSSSSPRKDNFGHPPYGFIPVPISVAAAIPYQYSAIMPPIYYTQPPFMQCDPSGINQMGIQHAYHSSYHQNLGKPSEIDEHRQLEENQRLHHSRQILQESGEPIDLLRAHAERNNQSASCSQDIRGWTVSGETDTNTNAIIAPESGNESGIQNFGYNGLDSDRSRREAALMKFRMKRKDRCFEKKVRYHSRKKLAEQRPRIKGQFVSQKLKSATTTEDAETD